In Pseudobacter ginsenosidimutans, the following are encoded in one genomic region:
- a CDS encoding FecR family protein produces MEDNRLRELFTKWTSHSISAEEELELMTFLSKGKAASQRDALVAGLYSENNQEQPLELRDAEQIITAILQKDATAETGAVRRLQPVRKWMGYAAVVLGLMVIGALAYLLVNKKDQASSETAKYITEPLDSRRATLVLADGERIELQENPDSKFQQGLTEITNVDTSLLKYAAREGLVKAAGYNTLIIPRGGQYRLELADGTEVWLNASTKLRYPAHFGGVTRREVFLESGEAYFKVKKNTALPFIVNASGMEVQVLGTEFNVNTYTKKFTTTLVNGSVRLNAAGMQAMLEPGLQAMLTNDKFITRAVDTETFTAWKDGQIIFDEVSLEEATNNLSRLYDFDFVFSSPELKQRKVGGRLKKEAHIEDVLALIEQPAYVKFNIKGKTILVSQVMSK; encoded by the coding sequence ATGGAGGATAACAGGCTGCGGGAATTGTTCACCAAATGGACCAGTCATTCGATCTCAGCAGAAGAGGAACTGGAGCTGATGACCTTTTTATCGAAGGGTAAAGCGGCATCTCAACGCGATGCGCTGGTGGCCGGACTGTATTCGGAGAACAACCAGGAACAGCCTTTGGAACTGCGGGACGCAGAGCAGATCATTACCGCTATACTTCAGAAAGATGCAACCGCTGAAACTGGTGCTGTGCGCAGGTTACAGCCCGTAAGGAAATGGATGGGATACGCAGCGGTTGTACTTGGGCTGATGGTGATTGGCGCTCTGGCTTACCTGCTGGTGAATAAAAAAGACCAGGCTTCATCTGAGACCGCAAAATACATTACCGAACCTCTGGATTCCCGTCGCGCCACCCTTGTACTGGCCGATGGAGAGCGAATAGAGTTGCAGGAAAATCCTGACAGTAAATTTCAACAAGGCCTAACTGAGATTACCAATGTAGATACAAGCCTTTTGAAATACGCAGCCCGCGAAGGGTTGGTGAAAGCTGCGGGATACAATACCCTGATCATTCCGAGGGGTGGTCAGTACAGGCTGGAGTTGGCGGATGGGACCGAGGTCTGGTTGAATGCCTCCACCAAACTGCGTTATCCCGCTCATTTTGGGGGTGTAACCAGGAGAGAAGTATTTCTTGAAAGCGGCGAAGCCTATTTTAAAGTGAAGAAGAATACTGCATTGCCTTTTATTGTGAATGCAAGTGGGATGGAAGTGCAGGTATTGGGCACGGAGTTCAATGTGAATACCTATACCAAAAAATTTACCACCACACTGGTGAACGGGTCAGTAAGGCTGAACGCCGCAGGCATGCAGGCCATGCTGGAGCCGGGTTTGCAGGCCATGCTTACCAATGATAAATTCATTACCAGAGCTGTGGACACAGAAACATTTACCGCCTGGAAAGACGGGCAGATCATATTCGACGAGGTTTCTCTCGAAGAAGCAACAAACAACCTTAGCCGTTTATACGATTTCGATTTTGTATTCTCTTCTCCTGAATTAAAGCAGCGAAAAGTGGGAGGGAGACTGAAAAAAGAAGCACATATTGAAGATGTGCTTGCACTCATCGAGCAACCTGCCTATGTGAAATTCAACATCAAAGGGAAAACAATTCTTGTAAGTCAGGTCATGTCAAAATAG
- a CDS encoding RNA polymerase sigma factor: MLSNPQYDQAELLLKLSEGDENAFRTLFHAWSPRINAFALKLTGSSVLAEEIVQEAFTKLWQQRAELVRISNFEAWLVTVARNTGSDMLRRMAHERIILHELQSGSSQQSGEENDEEWKQYHAKLYQAVAELPPQQRKVWEMSRFDRKKQQEIAEEMGISIHTVKEYIKKATATLKKNLLKIVFWGIPSFFILIRLL; this comes from the coding sequence TTGCTATCCAACCCGCAATATGATCAGGCTGAACTGCTGCTTAAACTATCTGAAGGCGATGAAAATGCGTTCCGCACGCTATTCCATGCATGGTCTCCCCGTATCAATGCTTTTGCGCTCAAACTGACCGGTTCTTCAGTACTTGCCGAAGAGATAGTTCAGGAAGCCTTTACCAAATTATGGCAGCAGCGTGCTGAGCTGGTTCGTATCAGCAATTTTGAAGCCTGGTTAGTAACTGTTGCCCGCAATACCGGAAGCGATATGCTGCGGAGGATGGCCCATGAGCGAATCATCCTGCACGAGCTGCAATCGGGATCAAGCCAGCAATCTGGAGAAGAGAACGATGAAGAATGGAAACAGTACCACGCCAAACTTTACCAGGCGGTGGCTGAATTGCCGCCGCAGCAGCGGAAAGTCTGGGAGATGAGTCGCTTTGATAGAAAGAAACAACAGGAGATCGCAGAAGAAATGGGTATCTCCATTCATACAGTGAAAGAATATATCAAGAAGGCTACCGCCACCCTCAAAAAGAATTTATTGAAAATTGTTTTCTGGGGCATCCCCTCTTTTTTTATACTCATTCGTCTACTTTAA
- a CDS encoding ABC transporter ATP-binding protein, producing MNGPIVKIEKLSHRYTVQWAIRDIDFEIPKNGIYGLLGSNGAGKSTTMNIMCGVLKQTEGDVFIKGISMRNNPVAAKRHIGFLPQKPPLNADLTVEEFLRYSGRLRFIPARELNKAVDSVLDRCAIAHFRRRLIGNLSGGYQQRVGIAQAIIHNPDFVVLDEPTNGLDPNQIIEIRKLVKEIAEDRTVILSTHILSEVQATCDYIRMIEQGRMVFAGTVEDFDNYIVPNTLIVSLTAMPSVEELGNIPGVAGVESLGGPKYRLKFSDGQDVKERIVETSVAKGWRLTEIFAEKSSLDAIFAELSKK from the coding sequence ATGAATGGTCCCATTGTGAAAATTGAGAAATTGTCGCACCGCTACACGGTTCAGTGGGCGATCCGCGACATAGATTTCGAGATCCCGAAGAATGGTATTTATGGATTGCTGGGCTCCAATGGGGCCGGTAAATCCACTACCATGAATATCATGTGCGGCGTGCTGAAACAAACCGAAGGCGATGTTTTCATAAAGGGCATCAGTATGCGCAATAATCCGGTGGCGGCCAAACGTCATATCGGATTCCTGCCGCAGAAGCCGCCACTGAATGCGGACCTGACTGTGGAAGAGTTCCTCCGATACAGCGGCAGGCTACGATTCATTCCCGCGCGTGAGCTGAACAAAGCGGTGGATTCCGTGCTGGATCGCTGCGCCATCGCGCATTTCAGGAGAAGACTGATCGGTAATCTTTCCGGGGGCTACCAGCAGCGTGTGGGCATTGCACAGGCCATCATCCATAATCCTGATTTTGTGGTGCTGGATGAACCTACCAATGGACTCGATCCCAATCAGATTATCGAGATCAGGAAACTGGTAAAGGAGATTGCTGAAGACAGGACCGTTATCCTGAGCACGCATATCCTTTCCGAAGTGCAGGCTACCTGCGATTATATCCGGATGATTGAACAGGGGAGGATGGTGTTTGCAGGAACGGTTGAGGACTTCGACAATTACATCGTTCCCAATACCCTCATTGTTTCTCTGACTGCCATGCCTTCTGTGGAAGAGCTTGGCAATATCCCCGGAGTGGCCGGCGTGGAATCATTGGGCGGACCAAAGTACAGGCTGAAGTTTTCCGATGGGCAGGATGTAAAGGAAAGGATAGTGGAAACCAGTGTGGCAAAGGGCTGGAGGCTTACTGAAATATTTGCCGAGAAAAGCTCACTGGATGCCATTTTCGCTGAGCTGAGCAAGAAATAG
- a CDS encoding DNA alkylation repair protein: MKSILTQLRADLDSMANAAAKSSAERFFKEAIQTRGIKTPLVRKLSAQYKKEMKQLPKKEVFQLCEELWQSGYLEESFVACDWAYSQKKKFEPADFKTFERWVKKYVSNWASCDTLCNHTVGEFLMMYPEFLPELKRWAVSKNRWVKRAAAVSLIVPARKGLWMEEMLEIATIQLEDQDDMVQKGYGWMLKSASESDLNPVFKFVMQHKTKMPRTALRYAIEKMPADKKAKAMAR; the protein is encoded by the coding sequence ATGAAAAGCATTCTCACTCAACTCAGAGCTGATCTCGACAGCATGGCGAATGCCGCCGCCAAATCATCTGCCGAAAGATTTTTCAAAGAAGCTATCCAAACCAGGGGTATCAAAACGCCACTGGTGCGCAAGCTCTCAGCACAGTATAAAAAAGAAATGAAACAACTTCCGAAAAAGGAAGTATTCCAGCTTTGTGAAGAGCTCTGGCAATCTGGCTACCTGGAGGAATCTTTTGTAGCCTGTGATTGGGCCTATTCCCAAAAGAAAAAATTTGAACCGGCCGATTTCAAAACATTCGAACGCTGGGTAAAAAAGTATGTATCCAACTGGGCTTCCTGCGATACGCTCTGCAATCATACTGTTGGGGAATTCCTTATGATGTATCCTGAATTCCTGCCTGAACTGAAACGCTGGGCGGTATCAAAAAACAGGTGGGTGAAACGGGCCGCAGCGGTGAGCCTGATCGTTCCCGCCAGAAAAGGGCTATGGATGGAGGAGATGCTGGAAATTGCTACCATTCAGCTAGAGGATCAGGATGACATGGTGCAGAAAGGCTATGGCTGGATGCTGAAATCCGCCAGCGAATCAGACCTCAACCCTGTATTTAAGTTCGTAATGCAGCATAAGACGAAGATGCCGCGCACTGCTTTGCGTTATGCCATCGAGAAAATGCCTGCAGATAAGAAAGCAAAGGCGATGGCCAGATAA
- a CDS encoding RagB/SusD family nutrient uptake outer membrane protein — translation MNTIYKSILGIWLLIGFTGCSKYLEEKSQDEVRPSSVAELQQLLMGEVYPAGSYTPGFHPYLDLMTDDMVSNFNPGLAGPTLYKQYEGPYTWRSDMFELMEAAMTPGAIDTYAHYYRRIKGCNVVLEMIDGVRGDEGERENVRAQALAMRSFYYFMLVNLFAQPYNAPGIDRETAPGVELILSSVVKDEYPRRASIKKVYDQIEADLMKALPLIRQHGSGNSKFRVTTGFVYTLLSRLSLYQEKWEQAAQYASDGLTLNSSLLRLASVPYPGTWSDPATNIYSINSPEAIWLGYANGSEYREMGRFDYDILNFCLSPELRSKYDFTRTNTSNRGDLRMRYFYYWDYLDYDWTIYVPILGKKLGGSNSSNVVKGMRVAELYLNRAEANIIQYLKNGDEALRASALSDLNFLRSNRYDTRNVAYVPVDFSGQALLDFCRDERRRELSFEDHRWFDLRRYGMPEIRHKFQTTASQAPVEYVLQKNDKRYTLPIPRSALIRNPNLEPNP, via the coding sequence ATGAATACGATATATAAAAGCATACTGGGCATATGGCTGTTGATCGGTTTCACCGGATGCAGCAAATACCTGGAGGAAAAAAGTCAGGATGAGGTCAGGCCTTCTTCCGTGGCTGAATTGCAGCAATTGCTGATGGGAGAGGTTTATCCCGCAGGATCCTATACTCCCGGCTTTCATCCTTACCTGGACCTGATGACGGATGATATGGTGAGCAATTTCAATCCCGGTTTGGCTGGCCCAACACTTTACAAGCAATATGAAGGGCCGTATACCTGGCGTTCTGATATGTTCGAGTTGATGGAGGCGGCTATGACGCCGGGAGCCATCGATACCTATGCCCATTATTACAGGAGGATCAAAGGTTGCAATGTGGTGTTGGAAATGATCGATGGGGTAAGAGGCGATGAAGGAGAGCGGGAGAATGTGCGCGCACAGGCGCTGGCCATGCGAAGCTTCTACTATTTCATGCTGGTAAACCTTTTTGCACAGCCTTACAATGCACCGGGTATCGACCGTGAAACGGCGCCGGGCGTGGAGCTGATCCTCAGTTCCGTGGTGAAAGATGAGTATCCCCGCCGCGCATCCATAAAAAAAGTTTACGATCAGATCGAAGCAGACCTGATGAAAGCGCTCCCACTGATCCGGCAACATGGATCAGGCAATAGTAAATTCAGGGTAACTACCGGATTCGTATATACGTTATTAAGCCGGCTCAGCCTTTACCAGGAAAAATGGGAACAGGCAGCCCAATATGCGAGCGATGGTCTTACCCTCAATTCCTCCCTGCTCAGGCTTGCTTCTGTGCCTTATCCCGGCACATGGAGTGATCCCGCCACCAATATCTACAGCATCAACAGTCCAGAAGCTATCTGGCTCGGTTATGCGAACGGTAGTGAATACCGTGAAATGGGGCGGTTCGATTATGATATTCTGAACTTCTGCCTTTCACCTGAATTGAGAAGCAAATATGATTTCACCAGGACCAATACCAGCAATCGCGGTGACCTGCGTATGCGTTATTTCTATTACTGGGATTACCTGGATTACGACTGGACCATCTATGTTCCGATCCTTGGAAAGAAACTGGGAGGTTCCAACAGTAGTAATGTAGTGAAGGGAATGCGTGTGGCTGAGCTGTATCTTAACCGCGCTGAAGCCAATATCATACAGTACCTGAAGAATGGCGATGAAGCGCTCCGGGCTTCGGCGCTGAGCGACCTGAACTTCCTTCGTTCCAATCGATACGATACCCGGAATGTGGCTTATGTTCCCGTCGATTTCAGTGGCCAGGCATTACTGGATTTTTGCCGCGATGAACGCAGGCGCGAGCTCAGCTTCGAAGACCACCGCTGGTTCGATCTCCGCAGATATGGTATGCCAGAGATCAGGCATAAGTTCCAGACTACCGCCAGTCAGGCGCCTGTGGAATATGTGCTGCAAAAGAATGATAAGCGCTATACACTGCCGATCCCAAGGTCTGCGCTGATCAGGAACCCTAACCTGGAACCCAATCCATAA
- a CDS encoding zinc-binding metallopeptidase, whose protein sequence is MKSFFYITTVWLLVALLATGCKKEGALTASPEPENIYGDPTLPQGNHPYDATILEMFKKYRTLFLYKYEPKDIMYNVTWWIGGRYDAVANKTTAGYFDVPANEDYVDEQLALINETLLKYYSESLLRAGLPQKVFLLDSFYFARTGAGKPSENVNLMHEAYAAGDFMIVGYGGSRINAISAPEKYALKSKLNSLFLANAHAKNAIKRQAAFTALTDYDLVDYWTAYEQGVIDYLRKGVEEDWDVFMETIVSNSYASLTAPGGLLHPSVDVNGLIKKKYDIVISYFLNTFGIDLQAIGNEGA, encoded by the coding sequence ATGAAATCATTTTTCTATATAACCACAGTTTGGTTACTGGTTGCCCTCCTCGCAACGGGTTGTAAAAAGGAAGGAGCGCTTACAGCCAGTCCTGAACCGGAAAATATTTACGGTGATCCAACCCTGCCACAGGGTAATCATCCCTATGATGCAACTATCCTGGAGATGTTCAAAAAATACAGGACACTGTTCCTCTACAAGTATGAGCCCAAGGATATCATGTACAATGTTACCTGGTGGATCGGCGGCAGGTATGATGCTGTTGCGAACAAGACCACAGCCGGTTATTTTGATGTTCCGGCTAATGAGGATTATGTAGATGAACAACTCGCCCTCATTAATGAAACACTGTTGAAATACTATTCTGAATCTCTTCTTCGCGCAGGGCTGCCTCAAAAAGTTTTTTTGCTGGACAGTTTTTATTTCGCCAGAACGGGAGCGGGTAAGCCTTCTGAAAATGTGAACCTGATGCATGAAGCTTATGCAGCCGGTGATTTCATGATCGTTGGATATGGAGGTAGCAGGATCAACGCCATTTCTGCTCCGGAGAAGTATGCATTGAAATCCAAACTCAATTCTTTATTCCTCGCTAATGCACATGCGAAGAATGCGATCAAAAGACAGGCGGCATTTACTGCACTCACTGATTATGATCTGGTGGATTACTGGACAGCATATGAACAGGGTGTGATCGATTACCTGAGGAAAGGGGTTGAAGAGGATTGGGATGTTTTTATGGAAACCATCGTTTCCAATTCCTACGCCAGTCTGACTGCACCGGGCGGACTGCTGCATCCCTCCGTGGATGTGAACGGACTGATCAAAAAGAAATACGATATCGTGATCAGTTATTTCCTGAACACATTTGGTATAGACCTTCAGGCCATTGGCAATGAAGGCGCCTGA
- a CDS encoding DUF4421 family protein, giving the protein MAATDTLPVSRKIEAMSDFVTLKLSQSSDVERIGVITPGLDIRLSPNVESATRLGFSYRFISFGIRFAPKLFSDKDDDALKGKTRSGGFNVGFNFRHWIQELSYTRTKGYYLENTPEVDPTWTPDSPYIQFPGLSFTQYEGSTAYNFNPDFSVNAIVTQSERQLKSAGSFIPVLFYRYYINDHKTPPEPGGFNQRGDNLELLLGAGYHYNFVLKEKFYFALGLTPAAGYVFSRITNRYETYSESGRQRNFIFRLDGRAGIGYNSQRFFTGIYMRFAESAYREEKTSVIVENDRTIFHAVIGFRLNAPSWIKKPVDAVSRTIGIK; this is encoded by the coding sequence ATGGCAGCGACGGATACGCTCCCTGTTTCCCGGAAGATAGAGGCGATGTCGGATTTTGTTACCCTCAAACTTAGTCAAAGCTCCGATGTGGAGCGGATAGGCGTGATCACCCCGGGACTCGATATCCGCCTGAGCCCGAATGTGGAATCGGCCACCAGGCTGGGATTCAGTTATCGCTTCATTTCTTTCGGCATCCGATTCGCTCCCAAATTGTTTTCAGACAAAGACGATGATGCGCTCAAAGGAAAAACGAGGAGTGGAGGATTCAATGTGGGTTTCAATTTCAGGCATTGGATACAGGAACTGTCTTATACCCGCACCAAAGGCTATTACCTGGAGAATACGCCTGAAGTAGATCCAACCTGGACTCCGGACTCTCCCTATATCCAGTTCCCGGGCTTGTCTTTCACTCAATATGAAGGAAGCACAGCTTACAATTTTAACCCTGACTTTTCTGTGAATGCCATTGTAACGCAGTCAGAGCGGCAATTGAAGAGTGCCGGCAGTTTTATTCCCGTTTTATTTTACAGGTACTATATCAATGACCACAAAACGCCTCCTGAGCCAGGTGGCTTCAATCAAAGAGGAGACAACCTGGAATTGTTGCTGGGAGCAGGATACCATTACAATTTTGTATTGAAGGAAAAATTCTATTTCGCCCTGGGACTTACACCGGCAGCAGGCTATGTATTCAGCAGGATCACCAACCGGTATGAGACTTACAGTGAGTCTGGCAGGCAAAGGAATTTCATTTTCCGCCTGGATGGAAGGGCTGGTATCGGTTATAACAGCCAGAGGTTTTTCACGGGTATCTACATGCGCTTTGCAGAGTCTGCTTACCGGGAGGAGAAGACAAGTGTAATTGTGGAAAACGACAGGACCATCTTTCATGCCGTGATCGGCTTCCGCCTCAATGCTCCTTCCTGGATAAAAAAGCCGGTGGATGCGGTATCGCGCACCATCGGAATCAAATGA
- a CDS encoding SusC/RagA family TonB-linked outer membrane protein has translation MKHLVVFRSLLLAAGVLFMLSLKAQDTEKTVSLNLKNAKLSEALNAVRKSSQINLFYSVDDVNKFPPVTINVTNRPVTEVLNMLLDGTDMKYSIEKNTIIIKRKSPAENPAKKNPDTTVTVRGVVLNGKGQPLYGASVTDQSSGVSAITDASGKFSLITHRRTTLKVTYVGMKSQSLNIRAEGDSYIQNVTMEDAPNEMNQVVVTGYQNIRKSEMVGSANTIKRDEMFYDGTNTVEQMLQGKLPGTVVMNQTGMVGTRPRVRVRGTSTLLSNQEPVWVVDGVIQTDPVPFNAQSLNDVGSSSDMMRNLIGNSISWLNPNDIEDITVLKDAAATVLYGVKAANGVIVIKTKRGKPGGRMTVNYSGGFAITERLNYDQLNLMNSKERIDVSREIYEKRLLGVIGTTAVGYENVLQRYLNKEISYTQFNEEVKYLETVNTDWMKLLYRTPFSHNHSVSISGGSERLSYYSSLATSQNFGTAKGNDTRNMTGTLRLDAKISDKLTAGVQLNAGMIRTKGFYAVDPFKYAQETSRAIPAFDEDGNPKYYEIPGHNGTPLRFNVLNELAETGNQNDQRNFNASLNINYNIINGLRFESLLGLTSVNANAESWASEYSRHIAFIRDYEVGEFGVGSQRYMESKLPHGGEYNSIESRNTTYNIRNSLSWNKLIGLHRIGALAGQELRSTATRGFSSNQFGYFPDRGRNITSPPLTILQYGSVITNPLYKEIKNVITDRDANFLSYYGNLTYSYDERYVITGSLRSDASNRFGQDKKHRFLPIWAGGVRWNVHNEPWMKEQKLVSELNLRASYGWQGNVAENFGPDLIAQLPSNVVNNVTGEYELLIKSLGYADLRWEKTKTMNLGLDLGIASNRFIMSLEYYRKKTDDLIIYREIPVSYGIDQMPINGGKLDNEGIELSMSGTVIRSRDLVWNISFNTSRNRNRINSEIIGSESWRNAASGRLNKGGYGVSSFWVFDFTGLNPNDGSPEFVLPAKDQAAWIAGEKDATAYMKYAGRLEPDFTAGISQVLRYKAFTLSASFNMQLGGKKLLYQMFTGFDLPSAYMNMPKEFASRWKKPGDEKNTNIPSIPSRIWNPVNNQTDAILLLIPPYPGYEYAYEMYNYSTARVVDASFFRCNDISLTWNVPERLLKPLYIKNLSVSAAVRNPFIIVSRDFKGMDPEVATGNQPIPRVYSMQFNVSF, from the coding sequence ATGAAACATCTTGTGGTATTCCGCAGCCTGTTGCTGGCCGCGGGTGTACTCTTCATGCTTTCCCTGAAAGCACAGGACACGGAAAAGACCGTGAGCCTGAATCTCAAGAACGCAAAGCTCTCAGAAGCGTTGAATGCTGTGAGAAAAAGTTCACAGATCAACCTGTTTTACAGTGTGGATGATGTGAATAAATTCCCTCCTGTTACCATCAATGTTACCAATCGTCCGGTTACGGAGGTATTGAACATGCTGCTCGATGGAACCGATATGAAGTATTCCATCGAAAAGAATACGATCATTATCAAACGGAAGTCACCAGCAGAAAATCCCGCGAAAAAGAATCCCGATACCACTGTTACAGTTCGGGGCGTTGTCCTTAACGGAAAGGGACAACCGCTTTACGGCGCCAGTGTAACAGATCAGTCGTCCGGGGTCTCTGCCATCACAGATGCATCCGGTAAATTCAGTTTGATAACACATCGCAGGACCACGCTGAAAGTGACTTATGTAGGGATGAAGTCGCAGAGTCTGAATATCCGTGCTGAAGGTGACTCCTACATCCAGAATGTGACCATGGAAGATGCTCCCAATGAGATGAACCAGGTGGTAGTAACGGGTTATCAGAATATCCGCAAATCGGAGATGGTGGGATCAGCCAATACGATCAAGCGTGATGAGATGTTCTACGATGGCACCAATACGGTAGAGCAGATGTTGCAGGGAAAATTACCCGGCACCGTGGTAATGAACCAGACCGGTATGGTAGGCACCAGACCGAGGGTTCGTGTGCGCGGAACTTCCACTTTGCTGAGCAACCAGGAACCTGTTTGGGTGGTGGATGGTGTGATCCAGACCGATCCTGTTCCATTCAATGCCCAATCCCTCAATGATGTGGGCAGCAGCTCAGATATGATGCGGAACCTGATCGGCAATTCCATTTCCTGGCTAAATCCAAATGACATTGAAGATATTACTGTTCTGAAAGATGCCGCTGCCACCGTGCTTTACGGTGTGAAGGCGGCCAATGGCGTTATCGTGATCAAAACAAAACGTGGCAAACCCGGTGGCAGGATGACGGTGAACTACAGCGGAGGCTTTGCCATTACGGAACGACTGAACTATGATCAGCTCAACCTGATGAACTCCAAAGAACGCATCGATGTAAGCCGCGAGATCTATGAGAAAAGATTACTGGGAGTAATCGGCACTACCGCGGTAGGCTATGAAAATGTATTGCAACGTTACCTCAACAAAGAGATCAGTTACACTCAGTTCAATGAGGAAGTGAAGTATCTTGAAACGGTGAATACAGACTGGATGAAACTGCTCTACCGCACACCGTTCAGCCATAATCACAGTGTTAGTATTTCCGGGGGCTCCGAACGTCTTTCCTATTATTCATCACTGGCCACTTCTCAGAACTTCGGTACTGCCAAAGGAAACGATACCCGCAATATGACGGGTACGCTCCGGCTGGATGCGAAGATCTCCGATAAGCTCACAGCAGGCGTGCAACTGAATGCAGGTATGATCAGAACAAAAGGTTTCTATGCTGTAGATCCTTTCAAATATGCACAGGAAACAAGTCGCGCCATTCCCGCATTTGATGAAGATGGAAATCCAAAATATTATGAAATACCGGGCCATAATGGAACTCCGCTAAGATTCAATGTGCTGAACGAATTGGCGGAGACCGGCAATCAGAACGATCAGCGGAACTTCAATGCCTCGCTCAATATCAATTATAATATCATCAATGGTCTTCGTTTTGAAAGTTTACTGGGCCTGACCTCTGTAAATGCCAATGCTGAATCATGGGCTTCTGAGTATTCCCGGCATATTGCTTTTATCAGGGATTATGAAGTGGGTGAGTTTGGGGTGGGAAGCCAGCGTTATATGGAATCGAAGTTACCGCATGGAGGAGAGTACAATTCCATCGAAAGCCGCAACACTACTTACAATATAAGGAACAGTCTCTCCTGGAATAAGCTGATAGGGCTTCATCGCATTGGTGCATTGGCAGGGCAGGAGCTGCGTAGTACCGCCACCAGGGGATTCAGCTCCAATCAGTTTGGATATTTTCCAGACAGGGGACGTAATATCACCAGTCCGCCCCTTACTATTTTGCAATACGGAAGTGTGATCACCAATCCCCTGTATAAAGAGATAAAGAATGTGATCACAGACCGTGATGCTAATTTCCTTTCTTACTATGGCAACCTCACTTATTCTTATGATGAACGATATGTGATCACCGGTAGTCTTCGTTCGGATGCGTCTAACCGCTTTGGCCAGGATAAGAAGCACAGGTTCCTTCCCATCTGGGCTGGTGGCGTACGATGGAATGTGCACAATGAGCCCTGGATGAAGGAGCAGAAACTGGTGAGCGAGCTGAACCTGCGCGCCTCTTATGGCTGGCAGGGTAATGTGGCCGAAAACTTCGGCCCTGATCTTATTGCACAACTTCCCTCGAATGTAGTGAATAATGTAACAGGAGAATACGAGTTGCTGATCAAATCACTTGGGTATGCGGACCTGAGATGGGAGAAAACAAAAACAATGAACCTGGGCCTTGACCTGGGAATAGCTTCCAATCGTTTTATAATGTCGCTTGAGTATTACCGTAAGAAAACGGATGACCTGATCATTTACAGGGAGATCCCGGTTTCATATGGTATCGATCAGATGCCCATCAATGGAGGCAAACTGGATAATGAAGGTATTGAACTTAGTATGAGCGGGACCGTTATCCGCAGCCGGGACCTTGTTTGGAATATTTCTTTCAATACTTCCAGGAACCGCAACAGGATCAACAGCGAGATCATTGGCTCGGAAAGCTGGCGCAATGCCGCTTCCGGCAGGTTGAACAAGGGAGGTTATGGGGTGTCGTCCTTCTGGGTGTTTGATTTTACAGGATTGAATCCCAATGATGGTTCGCCTGAGTTTGTGCTTCCTGCCAAGGATCAGGCGGCCTGGATCGCAGGTGAGAAGGATGCCACTGCTTACATGAAATATGCAGGCAGGCTGGAGCCTGATTTTACTGCCGGTATCTCACAGGTATTGCGCTACAAGGCATTTACACTCTCCGCATCATTCAATATGCAATTAGGTGGCAAGAAATTGCTCTACCAGATGTTCACCGGTTTTGATCTGCCCAGCGCTTACATGAATATGCCAAAGGAATTTGCCAGCCGCTGGAAAAAGCCAGGTGACGAAAAGAATACCAATATCCCTTCCATCCCCTCCAGGATCTGGAACCCTGTCAATAACCAGACAGATGCCATCCTGTTGCTGATTCCACCTTATCCCGGATATGAGTATGCTTACGAAATGTACAATTATTCAACTGCCCGCGTGGTGGATGCCAGCTTTTTCAGGTGCAACGATATCTCCCTTACCTGGAATGTTCCCGAAAGATTGTTGAAGCCACTGTATATAAAGAATCTTAGTGTATCCGCAGCCGTTAGAAACCCGTTTATAATCGTGAGCAGGGATTTCAAGGGAATGGACCCGGAAGTAGCCACCGGCAATCAACCCATACCCAGAGTGTATTCCATGCAATTCAATGTTAGTTTTTAA